The Thermosynechococcus sp. HN-54 DNA segment TGAATACAGGGGTTGACCTTCTCCAAGTGCCGCCGCAGAAACACATGACCCTTGGCGTCGAGATTGCCGTTGCCCCCCTTTAGGGAGAAAATCAAAAAAGTTTTCCCACACGCGACCATGTACCCCGATTTTCAAACCTTTTGTCAACTGGCTGAGCAGGGTAACTTCATCCCCATCTATCAGGAGTGGGTGGCGGATATGGATACGCCGGTGTCGGCTTGGTATCGGGTCTGTCGCGATCGCCCCTACAACTTTTTGCTAGAGTCCGTCGAGGGGGGTGAACAACTGGCTCGCTATAGCCTCCTCAGTTGTGATCCGCTGTGGATCCTCGAAACCCGCGGTAACCAAACCACCCAAACCCATCGCGATGGCTCAGTCACCACGTTTACGGGCAATCCCTTCAGGATTTTGGCCAATTGCCTTGCCCCTTATCAGCCGGTCAAACTACCACAACTGCCGGGGGGCATTGGCGGTCTTTTTGGTTTTTGGGGCTATGAGCTGATTCAGTGGATTGAGCCACGGGTTCCCATTCATCCTGCCACCGAAAAGGATTTGCCTGATGGCGTGTGGATGCAGGTGGATCAAATCCTGATTTTTGATCAGGTGAAGCGAAAAATTTGGGCAGTGGTCTATGCCGATACGCGCGACACGGACTTAAAAACGGCCTACACCCACGCCAGCGATCGCCTAGAGCGGCTTTTGAGTAAACTGCAAACTCCAATTCCCGCCGAAGCGACCCAGCTTCACTGGCAACCCAGTCGCCAGACCCCCAGTTACACCAGCAACACCACCCCAGAAACCTTCCGTGCCCATGTGGAGCGTGCCAAGAACTACATCCGCGCCGGCGATATTTTCCAAGTGGTTCTCTCCCAACGCCTCAGTGCCACCTACAGCGGCGATCCCTTTGCCCTCTATCGCTCCCTGCGCCTGATTAATCCTTCCCCCTACATGGCTTACTTTCAATTTGGCACGTGGCAGATCATTGGCTCTAGCCCAGAAGTCATGGTCAAAGCGGAGCACCACCCTGAAAAAAGTGGCTCTCTCCTTGCCACCGTCCGTCCCATTGCCGGCACCCGCAAGCGGGGGCATACCTACACTGAAGATCAGCAGCTCGCCGCAGAACTCCTTGCCGATACCAAAGAAGTGGCCGAACACGTCATGCTCGTTGATTTGGGGCGCAATGATTTGGGGCGCGTGTGTCGTCGGGGGAGTGTCACTGTCGAGGAGTTTATGGTGATTGAACGCTACTCCCACGTCATGCATATTGTGAGTAATGTTGTCGGCGAATTGTTACCCAACAAAACGGCATGGGACTTGCTCCAAGCTTGTTTTCCGGCTGGAACCGTCAGTGGTGCCCCCAAAATTCGCGCCATGGAAATTATCTATGAATTGGAAGGCTGCCGCCGTGGCCCCTACTCTGGTGCCTATGGTTACTATGACTTCGAGGGTCAGCTCAACACAGCCATTGCCATTCGCACGATGGTGGTGCAACCGCTCACTGGCCATCAACATCTCATTCACGTTCAAGCCGGTGCTGGTATTGTTGCTGATTCCGATCCCCAACGGGAATACGAAGAAACCTTGAACAAAGCCCGCGGTTTATTGGAGGCAATCTCTGCACTGGCTGGCAAACCTTAACCAAATATTGACGCAGCGATCATCGAGTCTTTACGTTTGCCCTCTAGCCTAGTAGGCAGTTTTGGCTAACGTTGCCCAGAACACAGAAACTGGGGATGTTGACAGAACAACCAATTTCTTGGGGATGCGCCTCAGTATTGGTTTCTTTGCTTGAGGTTCTGCTGCCATGGCAAATATCTCCACTGCTGCAATCACTCCCCCCGTGGAGAGCGGCTGGCGTTCTCCCTCTCGGCTCCACACCTTTAGTCTTGGCGATAATATCTGGATGGAGCCGGAACGGATTTGGCTGGTGAGTCGCGGCGTTGTGCTGTTAAATCTTCTGCATCCGGATGGCGAAGAAGTGGTTGTCGGCCTAGCTACCCCTGGCACTGCGTTTGGCATTCCCTTGACCAGTTTGGCGGCCTATCAAGCCAAGGCACTCTCCAAGGTAGAGCTAATGCTCTTTACGCTGGTGGAGGTGGAATCCTCCCCCAACCTCACGCAGAGTCTGGTGCGGGGTCTTGCGCGGCGCCTGCGGCAAGCAGAAGGTCTCCTAGGGATTACGAGTCATCGCCGCATCGAGGAGCGATTGCGTCACTTACTCCTGCTGTTGAAGCAGGAAATTGGTCAACCCCATCCCCTCGGCACTCGCTACAGTGTTCGCCTCACCCATCAGCAACTGGCAACGGCGATTGGGACGAGTCGGGTAACGATGACTCGCCTCCTAGGCAAGCTACGTGACGAACATTGGCTCACCTACGATCGCGATCGCCACATCATTCTCACTCATACCGCTCAGATTTAGGTGATTTGGGTTAGTTCTCCCCTGATCAGGGCACCTTTGGCACAAAAGAGAGGGTTTTTAGTGTAAATTTTTGTAAACACTTGCGTTCATAGTGGCAAAACTGTTAAATTAGATACAGAAATAAATCGTTCATCTTCGCTAAACAGCACCTGAAAATTTGGGTGAGTAGCGAAGACGGAAGTAGGGCACTTGTCCCGAAGGAACGCGCCTCAGTTGACAAAAACCACCTAGTAGAGAATTTGGGGCGATGACTATGAAAACCACACTCACCTATCGCGGCGTTCAATACGACTACGTTCCTCCGGCAGTACGCACTGAAGCAACTGATGTTGTCGCCAAATATCGGGGTTGGAACTACCACTGCACACGCGCAGTGAATCCGCCGGCTCAGCCGGTGCGGGATTTAATCTATCGCGGTGTGGCCTACCGCACGGGTCAGGCGGAAGCAGTGAATACGACAGCTGTTGCAAGTGCAGCGCAGGAAGTCAACATGCCCGCCCTTGACCTCAATCAACTTTCACGGGTCATGCTCACCCATCATCACCAAACGATTAAAAACCGCGAACAGTCCCTCCTCACACGGATGATTGCCCAAATGGGATTACCTGCGGCCGCAGGTCACTACTGGAATCAAATTCAGGGCAAAATTAAGCCCCATCTCTGGACGAGCTACGATCGCAGTCATGCCACGATGAGCTAGCGCACGGGTGTGATTGTCCTCTCTCAAGACTGATTCGTAACGATGCTCGCATTGGAGGTGTCTCTGGTGCGAGTTTTTTTATTGCAGCCTAGGGCGGCGCTAAGCGAAGGGCTGTGCTTGGCCTAACTGAGCCATTCAATCTCATCAAGGTCGAGGTCGATCTCCGCTAAGTCCTCTGGATCCGCCACCTTCTTCAGGGATGCAAGGGATTGTTTTGAATGCTTGCGACTTTGGGGGGGTGTTCGCTTGATACCCGATAGGGTGGTCTTCTCGATGCGAGTACTTTCCTTGAGGGCATTGGGGTTGAGGTATTCTAGGAAGAAGTTCACTGTTTCCTGTTTCACCCAGCCATTGAGGACGGCCAAGGCACCGAAGCGATAGCTTGCCTGCCACTGCTCCTTGAGAATTTGTTTAATTTGCTCTTCCGTCAATAAGCCCGCCTTTTTCAGGTAAAACCCAATTGGCTGCTTTTCCTTGTCTTGGATCAGTTTTGGCCACTCTTCTACAAAAAAGTCAATCGTTTCTTGGGGCAGCCAACCATGGAGAGCAACAATTTCACCAAAGCGCAGGTTGGTATAAATGCTTTTTTCCATTAAGGCGACTTGGAGTTGGCCCCTCGTAATTAACCCCGCCTTCAGCAATAATTCACCAATTCTCATGATTGCCCCTACGAGTAGAAAATCATCAACTTTCAACAACAACGGGACATCAATTGGGTACAGCCCCTTTCACAGGGATCGAACATCCTTGCAGCAGCCAATGCCACTGTAGGACGGGTCACACGTTTTTGTGCTTATTGTGTTTATGCACAATATGTTTAGGACATATTTCAGAAAAAGGCTGCCGTTTTTTCAAGGAAATACATCCGTTACTCTTGACAGTACCCCTAACAATGGGTGAAGTTACGAGAAATTCCTAATTGTAATAAATCTTAATACAGCTCTTTTCAGGGTGATTTCTTCACACTCATTCGGCGTGGTCAGTACAGCCTTTTTCACAGACGCTAAATGCTCGGATGCCATTCTGTGCATTTCAGAAAAGAGCTTTGACATAAGGATGAAACACAGTCAAGACGGCTATGAGGAGAGGGTCACATCTCCTTTGGTGCGCCACATTTTAGAAAAGGTTAGAAAAGGCTTAGAAAGCGGCAAAAAGACTCAGCTCATCCTCAAATGAGGGGTCAATTAAATGAGTGATCAATTAGTGGTTAAGCATCCAAGGGCGACCACAGGATTGTTGTTGAAAGCGCGGCGGCTTGGGTTCTTGGGGCGATCGCTGGACAAGCTCTGGCTCGCTACCCCGCGAGGGTCGGGGCAAGGCGGACGAGAGATTCACTGCTGGTACAGAAAAAATCCGTCGGCCAAGCTGCTGACACTCTGGGCAAAAGGCCGGCTCACTGGACTGGGCGAGCGATCGCCATTCCTCAAAAATGCCACAGCTAGAGCAGCGAAACTCATAAAGGGGCATCTTTCATCTCCAAAATAATTACTTCGGCAAAATATCAATATCAAAAATCTCCGTAGGAATCGCTAAGGTACAGCAGGCGTTGGGAATATCCACAATGCCGCTGACGCGACCCTCGACTGGCGCACAACTAAGGAGAAGGTAGGCTTGCTCACCCGTAAAACCAAACTTTTTCAAATATTCAATGGCATTGAGGCAAGCACGACGATAGGCAATATGCACATCCATATAATACTGCTGACCCGTGTATTCATCGACCGAAATGCCCTCAAAGACGAGGTATTCTGAGTAGCGGGGTTCGACTGGTCCTGGCTTGAAGATCGGGTTTACCAAGCCATACTTTTCTACACCACCTTTGATGAGATCAACATGCAGGTCAATGTAGCCCGACATCTCAATCGCGCCGCAGAAGGAAATTTCCCCATCGCCTTGGGAAAAGTGAATATCGCCCATTGAGAGCTTTGCTCCCTCCACATAAACGGGGAAATAAATGCGGGTTCCCTTGGAGAGGTTTTTAATATCACAGTTGCCGCCATGCTCGCGAGGGGGTACGGTTCGTGCTGCTTCCGCTGCTACCCGTGCATATTCCGACCGTGGCAATGTGCCAAGAATGGCATTTTGAGGATTGGGTAGGGCGGCATAAACGGGTAGATTTCCTGATAAGCCTGCGCCATAGGTTCGTAGATCAGGTGCCCGATTCACCAGATCCCGTTCCCGCTGATTCCACTTGGCCAGCAGTTCATGGGAGGGAGCACAGCCAATTAGCCCCGGATGGATGATACCAGCAAACTTGACATGGGGAATGTGGCGAGAGGAGGTATAAATCCCTTGGAAGTCCCAAATCGCCTTTGCAGCCTTCGGGAAGTGATCCGTCAGGAAACCGCCACCATTTTCTTTGGCAAAGATACCTGTAAATCCCCACTCATCCCCCTGCAGGGCGCCAATATCCAACAGATCAACAACAAGAATATCGCCGGGTTGGGCGCCATTCACCCAAATCGGTCCGCTCAGGACATGAACAACCGATAAATCAACATTTTCAATATCTTCAGGGCTGTCGTTGTTCTTAATTTGGCCGTCCGTCCAATCCTTGCACTCAATACGGAAGACATCACCGGGATTGACTGAAACCACTGCGGGGATCTCTGGATGCCAGCGATTATGCCCCGGCAGTTCTTGCTGATCCATGGGCTTAGTCAGATCCACTTTGAACAGGGTTTTCGGCATAGGGACGGACTCCAACGATTGGCAGCGTGCTCACCTGTAACTCAGTACACATGAGCAATCATTGAGATGTTGTTTAGATTTAGTATTGGAGCAAGACCTCGGTGCATCTGTATCTCTAGATACGAAAACAGTGTTGGACTTCGTCAAAGTCGCTGCTCAAATGGGAACGGTGGGTCAAGTGATCCGCCAAGGGGCGATCGCTAGCCAACAAAAACAAGCCCGTGCCCTCGAAGTCTTGACAGCGATGGCAGAGAATTTAGAGCACTATCGCCAAGCCATCCAAGCGTGGGGTGAGTCCTTTCCCTTTCATGCTGCTGAACCCATTGAATCCCTGACGGTGAAGCACGCTGTCCCCCCTGCCCCAAGGGCGCACACAATTTTTGCCACCGATGGCTCGCAAATTGCCCCCAGTCACCACGAAATTGCCTACTGCTATTTGATCAACGTGGGACGGGTGGCGATCGCCTACGG contains these protein-coding regions:
- the trpE gene encoding anthranilate synthase component I, producing the protein MYPDFQTFCQLAEQGNFIPIYQEWVADMDTPVSAWYRVCRDRPYNFLLESVEGGEQLARYSLLSCDPLWILETRGNQTTQTHRDGSVTTFTGNPFRILANCLAPYQPVKLPQLPGGIGGLFGFWGYELIQWIEPRVPIHPATEKDLPDGVWMQVDQILIFDQVKRKIWAVVYADTRDTDLKTAYTHASDRLERLLSKLQTPIPAEATQLHWQPSRQTPSYTSNTTPETFRAHVERAKNYIRAGDIFQVVLSQRLSATYSGDPFALYRSLRLINPSPYMAYFQFGTWQIIGSSPEVMVKAEHHPEKSGSLLATVRPIAGTRKRGHTYTEDQQLAAELLADTKEVAEHVMLVDLGRNDLGRVCRRGSVTVEEFMVIERYSHVMHIVSNVVGELLPNKTAWDLLQACFPAGTVSGAPKIRAMEIIYELEGCRRGPYSGAYGYYDFEGQLNTAIAIRTMVVQPLTGHQHLIHVQAGAGIVADSDPQREYEETLNKARGLLEAISALAGKP
- a CDS encoding Crp/Fnr family transcriptional regulator, with translation MANISTAAITPPVESGWRSPSRLHTFSLGDNIWMEPERIWLVSRGVVLLNLLHPDGEEVVVGLATPGTAFGIPLTSLAAYQAKALSKVELMLFTLVEVESSPNLTQSLVRGLARRLRQAEGLLGITSHRRIEERLRHLLLLLKQEIGQPHPLGTRYSVRLTHQQLATAIGTSRVTMTRLLGKLRDEHWLTYDRDRHIILTHTAQI
- a CDS encoding DUF4278 domain-containing protein, with the protein product MKTTLTYRGVQYDYVPPAVRTEATDVVAKYRGWNYHCTRAVNPPAQPVRDLIYRGVAYRTGQAEAVNTTAVASAAQEVNMPALDLNQLSRVMLTHHHQTIKNREQSLLTRMIAQMGLPAAAGHYWNQIQGKIKPHLWTSYDRSHATMS
- a CDS encoding zinc ribbon domain-containing protein, encoding MPLYEFRCSSCGIFEEWRSLAQSSEPAFCPECQQLGRRIFSVPAVNLSSALPRPSRGSEPELVQRSPQEPKPPRFQQQSCGRPWMLNH
- the fmdA gene encoding formamidase, giving the protein MPKTLFKVDLTKPMDQQELPGHNRWHPEIPAVVSVNPGDVFRIECKDWTDGQIKNNDSPEDIENVDLSVVHVLSGPIWVNGAQPGDILVVDLLDIGALQGDEWGFTGIFAKENGGGFLTDHFPKAAKAIWDFQGIYTSSRHIPHVKFAGIIHPGLIGCAPSHELLAKWNQRERDLVNRAPDLRTYGAGLSGNLPVYAALPNPQNAILGTLPRSEYARVAAEAARTVPPREHGGNCDIKNLSKGTRIYFPVYVEGAKLSMGDIHFSQGDGEISFCGAIEMSGYIDLHVDLIKGGVEKYGLVNPIFKPGPVEPRYSEYLVFEGISVDEYTGQQYYMDVHIAYRRACLNAIEYLKKFGFTGEQAYLLLSCAPVEGRVSGIVDIPNACCTLAIPTEIFDIDILPK